Below is a genomic region from Pyrococcus kukulkanii.
AGAGCATGAAACTTATCCGGTATTCCTTCTTTTTCACCCGCCCCCGGTAGTCGGTGAGCCACAGGTAGGCCAAGAACACCGGGATTATTGAGAGTCCGGTATACCTTGTCAGTACGGCAAGTCCCGCCGAGATGAACGCCAAATAAATCCTGCGGGGCTCACCCCTTTTCCGCCCCGTATATAGGAAGTAGATGGCGAGCGTGTAGAAGAATGTGAACTCACTGTGAACTAATTCCCTACCTCCCATCGTGAGCGCGAGGCCGTTGAACATGAAGAACAGCGACGCTATAATCCCTTTGATGAAGTCTCCAAACAATTCAAGGGAGAGGAGATACACGAGGGAAGCTGTTAGGGCAAAGAAGAATGCTGAAACTATCCTCGCAACCTTAAGCTGAGTTAAGGGATCGTGGATGAAGTGGTAGAGGAGGGAGAGTGTGCAGGGATGTAGGGGAGGCCTGTACATCATGTAAATACCTTGATACCTGACCTCCTCCCCGCCGAACGGGGAGGGACACGGATGAAACCCACTCCAGGGACTATCTTGAAGCCCTAAAGGACGGGGCTTTCAAAGAAAAATGTAAAGCTCGTTGGATTCTCGACCAAGTTCCTTGCTATGTTTATGTATAAAGCCCCATCATAAGTGAGCGTGTCCCGGGGGGAGTAGAACGAGTTGCAGGGTGAATGCAAATGCAAAAATTATGATTGGGATTATCTTCATGTTAAACTTCATTTTTAACCCTCCATAGTGTCCTTCTTTACTCATCGGAAGGTATTGCTTTGGGCTTTTACGTGTTTTGCCATTCGTCAGTCTTATAAATGATTATCACCATAATTATTCCCATGAGAATAATTCCCAGAAGAATAGAAATCTCGAAGCTGAGAACGCCAGGGTGGAAGATGCTCTATGGAAGAAGGAAGACAGGGAAGACTTTTTTAGTTGAGCATTTCCTTCAATATGATGAGTTTTTCTTCGTCGGTAGGGATGGGACTGTATACGATAGAAACAGAAATGGAAAAATGAGTTACAGGGAGTTCTTTGCTATTTTTCCAAGATTGCTTAATGGTGTAGTTGTAGTTGATGAATTTCACAGATTGCCAGGGGAGTTCTTGGATTTACTTCACATGAACTCGGGGAAGGGAGAACTTATCCTTATAACCTCCACACTCTGGCTTGCTAAAAAGATCCTATTGGGGAAGGGAAGTCCCCTTCTTGGGATCGTAAGACCGATAAGGATAAGTTTAATTGACGAGAGGGACATCTTGACAGGCCTTTCCAAGGATCTCTCCGGGAAGGAACTTATCGAAGCATCAACCTACCTGCGCGAGCCCCTTTTAATCCCATACTACACTCCGCCAGTGAGGAAATTTCTCTCTAACTTCCTTCATGATTCGTCCCTTATGATAAAGGAGCTCATTGGAGAGATATTCACGGAAGAAGAGAAGAGACTGACTTTGGTGTATGAGGGGATATTAAAAGGCATATCAAATGGAAAAACAACAAGTACCGAGCTTTCATCTTATCTATTCTCACTTGGCCTAATAGAGAAGGATAATCCTGGGATCTTGCAGAAGTATCTTGGGATACTAACTGAAATGGGGATCTTAAGGAAAGTCGAAGTGATAGGTAAAAGGAGAAAGAAGTTCCACTACTACCATGTTTCGCCTCTTTTTGATCTCCACTACTACTTGGAGGCCAAGTATGCCTATACAGAGCTAGATATTCCTGAAGAATATATAAGAAAAGTCGTTGAGGAAAAATTGCCCCTTCACGTTGAGGACTTCATAGCGGAGCTGTTTTCAAAGCTTTATGGGATGAAAAGACTCTACATAGAACTTCCCAATCTTCAGCTTGACGTTGCCCTGGGATCCTTTAAGAGAATTGAGATGGTTGGTGAGGTTAAGTGGAAAGAGTTCGTCGGGAGGGATGAGATCAGGAAAATAGAGGAGAAGTTAAGTCGAATTGACGCTAGGAGGTTTTTAGTAGTTCCAAGTTTAGATTCGTTGGAGAAAGAGCCGGAGGGGGTTGAGGTTTTAACCCCTGAGGATATACTCAGGATGGTGATCGAAGATGAAGGTTCTCGTTACGGGCTTTGAGCCCTTTGGGAATGAGAAAATTAATCCCTCATGGGAGGCAGTGAAGTTGCTCCCGGATGAGATAGAAGGGGCTACCGTGGTAAAGAAGCTCCTCCCCGTTACATTTAACGGAGTCCGCAGAATTCTGCCGGAGCTGATACTGAAGGAGAAGCCCGACGTTGTTATCTCCACGGGGCTCGCCGGAGGAAGGCCAACGATAACAGTTGAAAGGGTTGCGATTAACATTATGGACTCGACGATGCCAGATAACGAGGGGTACAAGCCGGAAGATGAGCCGATATTTGAGGATGCTCCTACAGCTTACTTCTCGACTCTGCCGATAAAGAAGATAGTTAGGGCGTTAAGGGAGAACGGAATTCCTGCCTTGGTATCTAATACCGCTGGAACCTACGTCTGCAACACGGCAATGTTCACGGCTCTCCATACAATAGCGAAGCACAAGCTTAATGCCAAAGCCGGTTTCATTCACGTTCCCTACAGCCACGAGCAGGCCCTAGATAAGCCCAGGCCTTCAATGGCCCTCGAGACAATAGCGAGGGCTATTGAGATAGCTATAAGGGTTAGCCTTTGATTTGAACAAACTATCCCCCTGCTCTAGCAAGCTTCAACCTATCCAAAAATTTTCTTACTTCTTCACTGCTCCCTTTTATTAGAATGACGTTTAATGGTATTTTGCCCTCCCTTCTTCCTACCAGAACAATCTCAACATTTGCTCCGACCTTGTCCTTTATCTCCTCAAGCTCCTCTATGGAAAGAACTGTTTCGATGATCCTCTCCATTTTTATCACTCAGGCTGAACTTAAGCTTGGCCCTCTCGTGAACCTGCAACCTGAACTGGCAGGCCTTACATATTTCTCCGCTTGTCGGCTGTCCGCAGAGCTTACAGCGGTTCAACTTTACCTCTTTTGCATAGGTCTTTGCCAGGAGAGGGAATATCTTGTCGTAGCTCCTCAACAGCTGATACTTTGTTCCCGGATGCTTCTCCTCCATCTCATTAAGCCAGTCCCTTATCTCAGCCCTAAAGGCTTCAACTGCATATGGACACTCGCTGAGATCAACCTCAATGTTGTTCAAAACGGCATAGAGCACTATCTCCTTTTCTGGCACTTCCCTTAGGGGCTTTATCCTGGGGACTAAGCCTTCATGGATCACCTCGTAGTACGGTCCAGTCCTTCCGAGCCTCGCAACGTCTCCTCTCATTAAATTCATTAGGAAAACCTGAACCTCATCGTCAAGGTTCAATCCTAAGGCGAGCTTGTCCACTTTGAGCTCTTCTGCGGCCTTGTTTAGAAGCCATCTCCTCCAGACGCCACAGTATGAGCATGCCCCTAACCTTTCTCCTCTCGCTCCCATTATTTCCACGGTTTCGTCAAGGGTAAAGCCTATGTAGTCCTTGAACCTGTATATGTGGTGCTCAATGCCCAAAAGCTCGGCATTTTTCTTTGCAACTTCAACGCTCTTGTCCCTGTACCCTTTTATCCCTTCATCTATCGTTATTGCAACTATCTCAAAGGGGAACTTCTTTCTAAGTTTAGCCAATAGATGGAGGAGGACTACGCTGTCTTTGCCCCCGCTCACTGCAACTCCAATCCTCTCTCCCCTCTTGATCATCCTGTACTTCCTGATCGTCCTCTTTACTTTACCTTCGACTAGCTCGTTGAAGTGCTTGTGGCAGTAATACCTTCCCTCGTACCTCGCGAAGTATACTGCCTCCCTGCCGCACCTTGAGCATTTCATGGCCATGAAGGAGGAGAGAAGGGTTGGCTTTTAAACTTAAGGTCAGCCCATGCGAGTGTCATCACAGCTCGGCCGAAATCTCCGTCATCATCCCTTGCTTCCTGAGTCTTGCAGTTTGCTAATAAAGGTTTTGATTAAACATATCCTTCAAGTCAAACATAAGTCCTTCTTTCCTCTTAAACTCCTTAGCTACAACCCCAAACTTCTTTTCCTTTGCTTTTACGTTAACCTTCTCCGCTTTCTCTTCAAGACTCTCTAGGATCTTATGCACTTCACTTACTTTAAGCCTGCTCCACTTAACCTCGAAGAAGTAGGCTGTGTTCCCTTTAACGCCCACAAAGTCGATCTCTTCTTCTTTCCTCCACCATGGTCCCCCAGCATCGAATCTGAATTTGCTCCACAGGAAATCCCTAGCAACCTCTTCAAAAACTCCCCCCATGTAGTGGTCAAATCCTTCCCTTATTTTTCCTAGCGCCTCCTCTTCGAGCTCCCTCTCGATTAGCTCCCTGTTAGGATAGATGAACCTAAACCAGAACTTAAAGTAGTTGTCGGTTATCTCGTACCTCAAATTTCTCCTCTTCTCTGGCTCAAAAGCTGGATACAATTTTCTGACTACGTGAATTTCCTCTAGATTATCTAGGTATTTCGATACAGTGCTTTTGTCTAGGCTAGTGGCGTTCACTATCTCTCCAAACTTAGTGTTCCCCATTGATATTGCCTTCAATATCGAGAAGTATCTCCTTGGTTCCCTGAATTCTTGTCTCAGGAGGAACTCCGCTTCGGTATAGAGGAAGCTCTCTTTCCTTAGGAAGTTATACCTAATGTTATCCCAAAAGCTGAGCTCATCCGTGAACTGCTTTAAATAGAGTGGTATTCCGTCAACAACTCCATAAACCCTTATTGCATCTTCCTCGGAGTACTTAGGGAAGAACTCTTTTACGTGGAAGTACTTGAGGGGGCGGAGTTTTATTTGTATGGTTCTCCTTCCGTAAAGGGGGCTTTTGCGCCCGAGTAATTTTTCCATCATGCTTACCGAAGAGCCGATTAACACTAGCTTTACCTTAGAGTGCTGAAGGTACAAGTCCCAGGCTTTCTGAAGTAATGATGGAAAAGCCTTATAACTCTCCACGAGGTATGGGAGTTCGTCGATAATTAGAACTACTTTTCCTTTATTTCCTACGTACTTGAACAGCTCGATCCAGTCTAAATTTGACCTTGCGAGGATTTCATCTTTAAAGAATTCAGCAATTTTGCTTCTGAACTCTTTTAGGTTCTCATCAATTTCCCTTTCATCGGCCAGGAAGTATATTACGGGCTTGTCTTCGAATGCCTTTAGGGCGAGTGCCGTCTTCCCTACTCTCCTCCTACCGTATATAACTATTAGCTCTGGCTTATCACTTTCCCAGGATTTCTCTAGTTCTTCTAGCTCCCTTTTCCTATCAACAAATTGTTGAAACATGATTAGTCTAATCGTATTGCAACTTATAAACATTTATGAACCACCTAGGGATAGTTGGTAGAGATGATCCCGATAATCACCTTCCTCCTGGTTGTACTCGTATCGGCGATAATAGTTAGGATAGGGGCTGTAGCGTTGGAGATGACCGGATTATCAAGAGATGTGGCCGCCTTTCAAGCTCAGTCTGCTTTCTCAGGTGTTGGATTCACGACGAGTGAAAGTGAATACGTTGTTTCTCATCCCGTTAGGAGGAAGATAATAAGGATACTCATGCTCCTGGGGAGTGCTGGGATAACTTCAGCTATAGCCACGCTCGTTCTCAGCTTCACCGGCATTACTAGGGAGCAGGCGAGTTACAGGATAGTGGTTTTGATCGTGGGGCTCTTTGCCCTATACTTGTTTTTCCGATCTAAGTACATTGAAAGGTTAATGAGAAAAGCGATAAGAAGAATTTTAAAGAGATTTGCACCTTCGCTTAGGGTTCTCGATTACTCCCAGCTCCTGGGTATAACTAGGGGTTATTCCATAGCCCAGATAAAAGTTAAAAAGACGAGCTGGCTTGCGAACAGGTCGCTGAAAGAACTTCAGCTGGACAAGGAGGGAATACTAGTCTTGGGCATATACAGGAAGGTTGAAGGTAGGGAAGTCTACTTAGGTGCCCCCCACGGTAACACCGTAATACTCCCTGGAGATGTGGTAGTTCTGTATGGTCCAGAAGATGTTCTCACTTCTCTATCTAAGAGGATGAGGGGGGTTAAGGGTGAGAGGGAGCACGAGGAGGCCATTAAGATGGCAGAAGTTAGAAGGATGCAGGAAGAGAAGGAGGCTGGGGTAAGTGTGTGAGTACGTCTATTCTAGTGGTAAGAAGTGTAGGAGAAAGGCCCTTAAGGGCTCGAAGTACTGCTCACTCCACATCCCATTTGAGGAAGGTGAATTGCTCTATGGTGAGAAGATTA
It encodes:
- a CDS encoding ArnT family glycosyltransferase, producing the protein MMYRPPLHPCTLSLLYHFIHDPLTQLKVARIVSAFFFALTASLVYLLSLELFGDFIKGIIASLFFMFNGLALTMGGRELVHSEFTFFYTLAIYFLYTGRKRGEPRRIYLAFISAGLAVLTRYTGLSIIPVFLAYLWLTDYRGRVKKKEYRISFMLFFLVLLPWLYLGHLHYGGYFRPFKIANRVVTLDKPVSVSDFLKLLLNDIGIVLPVLAVLGFLKQRQDEKGYLLIGWSFIGFIMIMISPVIGILAAEGIELIGKTIEIVIARVGMRNVKPWLLTSSPPGRARLSKEKWNPNSSNPPHNSRCSEGF
- a CDS encoding ATP-binding protein; this translates as MRIIPRRIEISKLRTPGWKMLYGRRKTGKTFLVEHFLQYDEFFFVGRDGTVYDRNRNGKMSYREFFAIFPRLLNGVVVVDEFHRLPGEFLDLLHMNSGKGELILITSTLWLAKKILLGKGSPLLGIVRPIRISLIDERDILTGLSKDLSGKELIEASTYLREPLLIPYYTPPVRKFLSNFLHDSSLMIKELIGEIFTEEEKRLTLVYEGILKGISNGKTTSTELSSYLFSLGLIEKDNPGILQKYLGILTEMGILRKVEVIGKRRKKFHYYHVSPLFDLHYYLEAKYAYTELDIPEEYIRKVVEEKLPLHVEDFIAELFSKLYGMKRLYIELPNLQLDVALGSFKRIEMVGEVKWKEFVGRDEIRKIEEKLSRIDARRFLVVPSLDSLEKEPEGVEVLTPEDILRMVIEDEGSRYGL
- the pcp gene encoding pyroglutamyl-peptidase I; translation: MKVLVTGFEPFGNEKINPSWEAVKLLPDEIEGATVVKKLLPVTFNGVRRILPELILKEKPDVVISTGLAGGRPTITVERVAINIMDSTMPDNEGYKPEDEPIFEDAPTAYFSTLPIKKIVRALRENGIPALVSNTAGTYVCNTAMFTALHTIAKHKLNAKAGFIHVPYSHEQALDKPRPSMALETIARAIEIAIRVSL
- a CDS encoding TIGR04140 family protein, giving the protein MERIIETVLSIEELEEIKDKVGANVEIVLVGRREGKIPLNVILIKGSSEEVRKFLDRLKLARAGG
- a CDS encoding TIGR00269 family protein gives rise to the protein MKCSRCGREAVYFARYEGRYYCHKHFNELVEGKVKRTIRKYRMIKRGERIGVAVSGGKDSVVLLHLLAKLRKKFPFEIVAITIDEGIKGYRDKSVEVAKKNAELLGIEHHIYRFKDYIGFTLDETVEIMGARGERLGACSYCGVWRRWLLNKAAEELKVDKLALGLNLDDEVQVFLMNLMRGDVARLGRTGPYYEVIHEGLVPRIKPLREVPEKEIVLYAVLNNIEVDLSECPYAVEAFRAEIRDWLNEMEEKHPGTKYQLLRSYDKIFPLLAKTYAKEVKLNRCKLCGQPTSGEICKACQFRLQVHERAKLKFSLSDKNGEDHRNSSFHRGA
- a CDS encoding ATP-binding protein gives rise to the protein MFQQFVDRKRELEELEKSWESDKPELIVIYGRRRVGKTALALKAFEDKPVIYFLADEREIDENLKEFRSKIAEFFKDEILARSNLDWIELFKYVGNKGKVVLIIDELPYLVESYKAFPSLLQKAWDLYLQHSKVKLVLIGSSVSMMEKLLGRKSPLYGRRTIQIKLRPLKYFHVKEFFPKYSEEDAIRVYGVVDGIPLYLKQFTDELSFWDNIRYNFLRKESFLYTEAEFLLRQEFREPRRYFSILKAISMGNTKFGEIVNATSLDKSTVSKYLDNLEEIHVVRKLYPAFEPEKRRNLRYEITDNYFKFWFRFIYPNRELIERELEEEALGKIREGFDHYMGGVFEEVARDFLWSKFRFDAGGPWWRKEEEIDFVGVKGNTAYFFEVKWSRLKVSEVHKILESLEEKAEKVNVKAKEKKFGVVAKEFKRKEGLMFDLKDMFNQNLY
- a CDS encoding TrkA C-terminal domain-containing protein; its protein translation is MIPIITFLLVVLVSAIIVRIGAVALEMTGLSRDVAAFQAQSAFSGVGFTTSESEYVVSHPVRRKIIRILMLLGSAGITSAIATLVLSFTGITREQASYRIVVLIVGLFALYLFFRSKYIERLMRKAIRRILKRFAPSLRVLDYSQLLGITRGYSIAQIKVKKTSWLANRSLKELQLDKEGILVLGIYRKVEGREVYLGAPHGNTVILPGDVVVLYGPEDVLTSLSKRMRGVKGEREHEEAIKMAEVRRMQEEKEAGVSV